TGCACCCAGAACGAAATGACATGGGATGCCGCGCGTAGCCAGTGCAAGCCCAGGCAGCTTGTCTTCTACGTCGGCCATGGGGAGTTGAATTCCCCCGCGGTCCTCGTGAGCCGCAACTTGTTCAAGCCCACCATGCCGGAAAGCAGCTGGAAGGAAGTCCTGGACCGTCCACAGCTGCGTCTATTTGGGCAGCCTCTCTCGGATTACTACGTCTATGCCCCCGTGGTGGAGAGGGACGCCTATTCCATCCTGATCTCCAGGTAGGAATGGGAGAACTAAGGGCGTTTGGGCTTGCCTAAATTTTCCAAAATTCACTTCCAAGCTTGGTTCATCTCGCTCCCGTTCTCGCTGGAAACCTGTTTTTTGGTctgtttgaacaggaaaagtgcacattttgaacaggAGGAGTGCGTGTTTTTCCAAAGTGCATACTTTCCCACCCCATTAACCCAAAAgtgaaaatgcaattttattttttaaaaatgtggttgttctttttaaagtgcacacttttaaaaaggcactttTAAGAATATGCACTCTAAAGCGCGACTTTGAAAAAATGTGACTTTTTAAGCGTGCGTTTcgtgcatgcatttttttaaagtgcacacttCTGAAGAGGCACTTTTTAAAATCGACCCGATAAAGTGTGCCTTTGTAAAAGTGCGTATTTTAAAAAGCGCCGTTCCTCTGCGTGTGTTTTAAAGTCCTCAGACTTTAAAGTGCAGATTTTGCGAGCGCGAGCTCAGGAATCTGCAGTGGGGGTTGGAGAACGAGCGCTCCTCTTCGCTTGCGGGTTCGGGGTTGCGCCCGGGGCGCTTTTGCGCAATCCGAACAGAATTCTCGTCCATTCCTCTCTCCAGGATTTACCACGGCAAGAAGGACTCTTTCATCACTACGGAGAATCTGCTGGCGTCTTGGGGGTTCTGGAGCCCTTTGCTGGACAGCTTAGCGAGTGAGGTGCCCCGTTTGTATCCCGGGGGTCGAGGAAACGAACACCTCCTCGACTTTGAGATAGCGGGCAGAGAGGTGTCCTTCGTGGTGAAAGAGACCGTCAAGCTGATGGACGCCAGGGACGAGCAAATGCCGGATCAATACAAGACCGTCCAGTCCAAATTCCGGCAAAGCCAACTGATTACCAGTTGGTCAGAGGAGCTAATCACCCGGCTGGCATCGGACATCGAAGCATCAGCCGTGAGTGCTGTTGCGAGGTCCGGGGAGTTCCACGTGGCCTTTTCGGGCGGGTCAAGCCCCCTGGCTCTGTTCCGGCAGCTAGCCCTGCACCACTACGACTTCCCCTGGAGGGAGACCCACGTGTGGTTGGTGGATGAGCGCTGTGTCCCCCTCACCGACCCGGAGTCCAATTTTGGCAACCTGTACGAGCATCTTCTCCGGCACGTCCGGGTCCCTTTCTTCAACGTCCACCCCATGCCTGTCCACCTCAACCGGAGGTTGTGCGTGGAGGAGGACAAGGGTCCGGAGCTGTACGCCAACGAGATTGCCGCCCTGGTGGCCAACGCCAGCTTCGACCTTGTGCTCCTGGGGCTGGGCAGCGACGGGCACACGGCGTCCCTCTTTCCGCACTCCCCCGCCGGCCTCGAGGGGACCCGGGACGTGGTGTTCGCCGAGAGCCCCGTCAAACCTCACCAGCGCATGACCCTCGCTTTGCCGCTCATCAACAAAGCCAAGCAGATCGCTGTGCTGGTGATGGGGAAGGGGAAACACGACATCGTGACAGTGGTTAGTAGGGCGGGGCACGAACCCCAGAAATGGCCGATTTCGGGGGTCAACCCCAGCTCCGGCCAGATAGCGTGGTACGTGGACTACGAAGCTTTAATGGGATGATCCGTGGGGCTCGGCGGCTGCTCTTCCTCATCCGCCCGCCTCCGCAGTCCGTGATTGAGAATTCGTCAATCTTGGTGCACAAAAACGCACTGAATGTTGTgacgtgtgtttgtgtgcgtgcgtgtgtgtgtgtgttttctttctggaccagaccaaagtcTGTCTTTTCCAGGGATAGGTGACCCTGTGCCTCCCAGAagttttggaccacagctcccaaaATCCcgaaccattggccatgctggcaaggtcttatgggagttgtagtccaaaacatctgtagtcTAACATTCTACTTCTAACTGCAACCAGCCTGATCTCCCTGCCATCTTGGAAACGTGCAAAAAGGGCCTGAAGGTGATGGCCCCTTGTTTGTCCTTAACACGTCCTTTAGGGGTACACTGCCTGCACACTTGGAGGTATATTCCAAGGGCTAACGGCCCTTGATCGACcatggattcctacactgagcagggagttggactcaatggccttatataggccccttccaattctactattctgtgatcccCATGGATAACCACATGGATTTGCTTAACCTCCCCTGCCCTTTCTGTGAAGCCATCTAAGCTGGTGGCTGTTGCCACATCTTGTGGCTGAGAGTTCCGTGGGTCAACAACTGGGAGGTTGCGAGTGTGGAATTTGCATGGCAAGAGACGTTTCTCAGCTCCTCCTTCGGCTGTGCTCGGGTTATTTCACCACTCTGTGCCTTgttttcccctccactctaaGGGAGGAGAAAGAAGTTATAAAATGACCTATTTAGACCTTTCCCCACTGGAGGTAGTACCCAgtgttagagtagacccattggaatgaatgccACAAGTTAGTCCAGACAAACTGAAGatctatttatttcagtgggtctgctccaaGTAGGTCTAACATTGAAGACTACCCttgggggccttccagatgtttggactgcaacgcccatcattcccatcaggaatgcttggagttgtggaGCAAAACAGCTGGACGTCACCAAGCTGACAAAAGACAGTCTTACACtacagcactgactggcaggcaGACACTGCTGAATCGCAGCCTTTGTGtctatgggtagtatccagtattcgtcctacatagagtagacccattgggaCTGAAGTTACGGCTAAATGTAGTctcgttcatttcagtgggtctgctctccATGGGACTAACATTGGAAGGTACCCATTATATTCTTCACTGGGGAGAAATTAATtctgaataaattatgcaaattgagcaGAAGTACTTTGCATAATCAGGGTCTATTGCGAGGGATCCACCGGTTCCTGAGATCTCGCATCGCCTGAGGAGCGTTAAAACACCAGCCCTCCCAAAATctttcgtggctgtcctttctggGGTTTTGGCATGAATATTTGGAAAGAATTCCTGCTtggttcaatggcacttactcccaggaaggTAGGACTTGCACCTTGACCCAACAAGGCTTTCCTAGGCCTTTTGGTTTTCAGGAAGCTTAGATGAGGCCAAAATTCTGCCCTGGAACGGGCCTTTGAGAATTTGTTCTTTAAATCAGGAATAGAATTGTGAAagagaaccggggggggggggggggggaatgtacattgatggtgctatataaataaataataataataataataaaaactaggtTCCGCCACAAGGTGGTGCAATTGCACAGGTTTTGCGTTGCCTGAATGCTTATTCAGATTAAGTGATTCAGCTCCGAGTTAAGCAGGCAGCTTTCAAAATAGTAAAGCAAGCGGCTTTGGTCTCTTGAAAACTTCTCAGGGTTTCCTCAGTGAGTAGCTCGGTAACAGAGGTCAGGTGTGCCTACTCACTATTGATCTGCCTGTAAAATTTCCCACATCTGTATGAAACGTGTACCttagatcagggctgggcaaacggtagttctccagatgtttgggtcttcaattcccagaagcccctgccaggatggccaatgatcAGTTCCCATCCTAGATCCCCCCAAACTACTTGCAACAGAGTGGGTTTCCTTGGCAGACGAGTTGATGTGGCGGGCAGCCTCCTCTGAGGGCGGGTAAATGGTGATCCTGACACAGGGGTGGCCGAAATACCCACCCCCCAAAGGAAGTGGATCATGCAGAGGTGATTCATAGGCCGGTCCCTATCTTGGGTTCCCCCTTTAATTTATTTTGTGCAGAGCAGAATTTCGGGAATTCACTACCGTCATCCGAAAAAAATGTGCCTTAAAGAAATACCTCCCGACTCTCAAGCGGTTTGGACAAACTCTTCCAACTTTCTATGGCAGATTCGCCGTGGCTTTGAATTCTACTGATGCGTTCACGGATGAATCGATCGTTAACGTTGTGGCATGTCtgtcttctctttccccccacttttttttgggGTAATGAACACTGGAAATTATTGTttcttataattatttttataatgaCAATTTGAAAAATGAAGCCTTTTACTCTTGCACTGAATAAAGCACAATCTTTTTGGCCTCCGTATTTCTACTTGGGTGTGCCTTTGcccaaaggaaaataaataatacagtctCCTATAGCAACGGGCGGTGACTTGATGCCCCTCTGGGTGGTTTGGatcacaacacccatcatccatgaccatgtGTGGGTTGGTTCTTGAGTGTTAATCTTTTCTGGTGCAGGTTAAGGATTGCATGCAGTGGCCCAAATTGCTAGCATGGACACAGTTTTGAGCAGACAATGTGCTACTAAGTTCCCCTGAGTTAAACTGGGCTTTACCCCTGGATTAGTGCCTAGTGCAGCGATGAGGAACCTTTGGCCGGCAGGCCTAATCAGGCTAACGGAGGTTTCCTATTTGGCCTGCGTAAGCTTGGGCGCCCTCTGCAGGCCCTGTTGAAGCAACCGGGCTTTAGGGAGAAAGCAGAAATAGGAATCCCTGTGGTTATCTCCAATCGCAGATTGGAGATAACGTTGGCGATTCCCCTGTACGTTGCTTCCAATTGGAAAGGGGATTCCCCAGATGGGTGGAGTGAAGCCATTCCAGCTcagttcttttttcctccttggaTGGGGAAGAAGCCAACACCCTTCCCCACCTGTCTGTTGCCGGCATCAGGTGTTTTGAGATAGACTACCTGTGATGATATCTGTTAACATCTATTGATAGTCTCCACAAGAATGGGTGCAATCCCCTTTTTCTGGCTGCCATTGTCACAGCTTGGGAGAATGAATCCCATAAGTCACGGGCCCTGGcctcagagaagttcttgggggggtcggattccagtggtgggcaaaagaggtggagccaagtgCCAGAGACACTAGCCTATTTTAGCTGAAATATCTTCTTGCCAATAACAGCGGCAACAAAACCTTTtcgaatggggggggggggaagctccatGAAAGCTGAGAATCCACCGAACAACTGGTGGTCCGAGCAAAGGAGGAAGAAGGCCTTGTTCCGTTCTTGTAGTTCATCTCAGGATTGGGACCCTGagtaggccagatttggcctgctggccagggccggccctgctatgAGACAGGGTGAGGCAGTTGCTGGGAGATGGTAACTAGATGTAGAAGAAAACCGGGAGCAATACAACCTGCTTTGCACCCCTTGCTGTGTTTAgggtgtgcgtgtatgtgtagAACGTTGTCCtactgccagtgttgaagaaagattcagctaCCAGTCCTGTCAATTTTTCTGcgtggaattgggggggggggggcaccatcttgcctctTGCCccaagcagcaaaatatcttgggccggccctgcctaTGCCCTTtggttcaacactcctgccatAAGAGAATTGAGCCAAGAGAGACTTCATTTCGCCTGGTTCTCTTGATTTTGTTGGGTGCGTACAAAGCCCTAGCCTTTTTTTAAGTTGGGAAGCGAAACCCCTCTCTCCTAAAGGAATTGCAGCAGTCCTGAAACAGCCAGGCAGTCCTGAAAAGTTACTCCACGGCGTCTTGTCTCTGTGTGTGGTTGAAGTGGAACCAGCTcgctccaggttttttttttttttctcctcctgcaGTGAGCTGGCAAATTTCCCCAGCAGCATTGCAGTTATATCGCCAGTGAGCTCCAGCGATTCCACGAGCCGCACGATTTTGCCCTTTGCATCAGGGGACAGCTTGGCGTTCCCCTTGACGAATCGCTCTTCCGAGAGGAATCGCCTTTTTACGATCACTGGCGCGTTTTCTCCCAGCCACCTCCTTTCTTCAGCTTATCGCCTTTCCTACAAACGGCAACGCCgaataaggccccctccctccccacttacctggctctgaagttCAGAACGGTCCAaatcgcttcggaccattccAAACCGCTTCGGGCCGAatcggacctcccccgatccactctggaaccgggctttggaggtccggatcagcccgctccacttcagatccggggatccgtaacagagcggagcacacccctactgaagaCCATGGTTTCAGTAGCTAAGCGTTCCTTCCAAAATCTGGCCACTTGACAGAGAatgggcctgttcggacaacacgctaagccatgatggttaagcattctgagctaaccatgatggctacataactgcagtttaaccaccctcactaaccacgcactgcaaaaggcttagcagccctaaccctggcttagcgtgttgtctgcaaGGCCCCTGTGGACATCCCCATGGTTAACTGAGCACTGCCGTTAAAGACGTGGAGaaccttgcataaatggcagctgtatggccgccattttgtaaaAGACCTTTTGCGCGGAATGAGCGGTAATTGTAACGCAGAATGGCAGCTCGCTACGGGGACAGGGGGCTGTGTGGCGCTTCCCGGGCGCTGGCCAAGCAGTCCAGCGACTCACGCGGCGAGGGTTCACGGCCCCCAGTCCAGCAGGTGAGCAAGGAGAGTCTGTCAGACTCCAGCCCTTATCAGATGCCTGTAACATCTCCAGCGGGGAACAGAGgtgtgtttctctctgtgtgtctctggctgtgtgttttcctctgtgtgtgtgtgttcctgtctgtctgtctctgcctTTGTGTCTCccagtctctgtgtgtgtctgcctctttctctctctctctctctccatgtgtgtgtgtatctgcctgtgtgtgtgttttcctgtctctctctgtctgcctgtgtctgtgtgtgtctgtgtgtctgcctTTGTGTGTCTGCCTGTCTGTCCGTGTGTCTGTGTTTCTGCCAATGTTTCCCTCTGTGTATCTCCCAgtctctcactctgtgtgtgtcttcctgtgtctctgtgtgtctgcctgtgtgtgtgtgtgtctgcttgtctctctgtgtgtttgtgtgtgtgcctgtctctgtgtgtgtgtgtctttgtataTATTTGTCTGTGTCTCTGCCTGTCTGTGGCTGCCTTTCTCTGCTTCTGTGTGCCTCTGTCTCCATTTGTGTGCCTCTGTCAGTCTCTTTATGTTTTCTTTGGGTCTTTTCacgtgtgcttcccccccccacacacacacctttagctGGTCAAACATTCACGAAGATTAGAGGAATCCCAGCTGTTTCACGATAGCATCGAagaaaggattgcactgtacagaAAGACTTTTCTCGTCTTTCGTATATCAGAGTCCAACGACTCTTCTGTCCAGCTTTTTCACGCACGTTGCTCTCCTTATCTCTGTCACGGATAACCCGAGACGAAGCTGCACGGCCCAGCCAGTCCTAATGACACACCGTCCCTCTCTGATGTTACATCCCAGCGCACTGCGAAAGAACACATCTCTCCCTCACACGTGAAACGGGACTTTGATGGTGCAAGCAGCAATCTTGGTCTCTTAGAACAGGACGGCCCGGGCGTCTCCGTCCGATGGACTCGAAGATAAAGAGCAGAAGAATTCTTGTGTCACGGGCGCCGAAAGAAAAGAACGTCTAAGGCTGACATGGACGTTCTCCAGGCGGCACAAGCTGGCCTGATCCAATAAACAGTACAGACACTGCCGAAGGTGGCGAGTTCAAGTGGTGCCGCACTGCCAGTTGtggtcactagatggcactggccGGGAAAACCCTGAAGTGGAGTCCCCGGGGAGTTGCTGCAATACTCAGCtattcattgatttcatttcagttctagACCACctaattgccaaagctctctgggcggtttccaaagATCACAACTCAccaatacaagataataaaaacataatcttaAATCATTAACgtacaacatttaaaatgaacCTGACAAAATGGACGTACGTGCTCCATATGCCgacaaatgcctgggagtagaggaaggtcttaacccgGCCCCGAAAAAATGACAACGTTGATGCCCAGGTGGACCCCATCGGAGCAATCATTTCATAATgccaaggactttttaaaaactgtcaaggtaaatgtttacatgttttaatattggaatatatttaagatacgttttaactttgtatatttctatttataggttcgtaatgtgtatgttttaaattttgtaatgccgccttgaggcccagcattggacaaaaggcaggatataaataaatatgataataacaattggggggacaccactgagaaggccctctcctttgttggtAATCTCTGAGCCTGCCTTTGAGGAGGCGcgtggaggagggccttagacaCCAAATGTAGTGCATGGGTTGTTTCATGTTGAAGGAGGCGCTCCTATCAGGTTTTGCAGTCCagagccatgtaaagctttatcggtccaaaccagtaccttgaatcagTCTTGGGAACATGCAGGCAGACAGTGCAAGGAGGCCAGAATCGTCTTTATACGTTCAGACCTTATTGTCCCTGCTGTCCATCTgtccgccgcattttgcacaagctgcaacttctgaacagACTTCAAGGGCCGCCCCACCTAGagggcattgcaataatctaacttaGTGGTTACCAAAGCATAGAtgacttgcatttatttatttatttatttatttattgcatttataatcgagcctcatgtggcgcagagtggtaaaacagcagtttctgcagctgaaactctccccacggcctgagttcgatcccagcggaagctggtttcaggcagccggctcgggtcgactcagccttccatcctcccgaggtcggtaaaatgagtacccagctagctgggggaaaggtaatcacggccagggaaggcaacggcaaaccaccccgctataaggcctgccaagaaaacgtcagcgaaagctggcgtccctccaagagtcaggaatgactcagtgcttgcacgagagggtcctttccttttcctgcatttataacctgccttttttttcctcttcaaggaacccaaggtggtgtacataatcctcctcctctcgttttagcctaacaacaaccctgtgaggtaggttgggctgagaatctgtgactgacccaaagtcacccagtaagcttccatagCTGAGCGAAGACAAAAACTCAggcctcctgactcccagtccaatatcctaaccactacaccaagcTGGCTCCCAAAGATTTAAGCTGAAATATCTAGGCGTTTCTGGTCATTCTGGCCCAAAAATTGGGCTGAAACAGGTGCCAACTGGGCTAGCCAACGGAGCAGAAAATCCTCAACTACAAAGAGTAGGCCTCTGTATTCATGCATGATGGGATTGTTTAGTAATGATGCTATAAAGATCCTAAGGTTCGCTGTGGTCAAAATCCCCATGCGCTAACCAATAGCAACACTACCCCTTCCAGTAATTTGCAGACAAGCTTTCAATATTCCCAACGAGGCCTGGGAGAGGAATTCCCAATTCCCCGATGTCAGCTTCCCTTTGTAATCGACCGTCTGGCAGTTCCTGGCATTTCGAAAGGGGTATGCCCCAAATGCAAAATCTGCCCATGTGCTTTCTTGTGCAGGGAATCCCAAACAGCTGGAACGTGTTGAAAACCGACATCAAAGCTGGCAAGCCTGTGTGCCTGCCTTGTATTCCGTTGGAGTCCGGCAAAAATGTGCAACTGTGTCGTGAGTCAGCGGTTTTCCTGTTTGTAGACTAGCAGTGATTTTTCTGCTCTTGCTTAGAATGGGAGAgccctgtagctcagtggtgaagCGCCTGCTTGCACACacaaggttcaatccctagcatgtCGCACTTAAAGAGTAAGTTCTAAAGAAATTGAAATCTGGGACTCGCTTGCAAAACAAGAGATAAGGACATTTGATTGTGTTAATCAGGGACTCAATAGGAATGAGGGTTTCTATGCACATTATAAAgactttatggtgcaatcctgtgcatatttagacaggggggaaatcatatGGGCCCCTCACTAAACCAGACCCTCACCAAGAGCTAACCACTTGGCAAGCCCATCTGAGATTGTCTGCCCCAAACCCAAAATTCCATCCTCTGTAACTGACTAGCTCAATATGAGCTTGTCAAGTGGTTAGCTCTTGGTGAGGTCTGGTTTAGTGAGGACcctgtagctcagtggtcaagcatatgctttgcacgcacagggttcaatccctagcatgtTGCACTTAAAGAGTAAGTTCTAAAGAAATTGAAATTTGGGACTCGCTTGCAAAACAAGAGATAAGGACATTCGATTGTGTTAATCAGGGACTCAATAGGGATGAGGGATTCTATGCACATTATAAAgactttatggtgcaatcctgtgcatatttagacaggggggaaatcatatGGGCCCCTCACTAAACCAGACCCTCACCAAGAGCTAACCATTTGGCAAGCCCATCTGAGATTGTCTGCCCCAAACCCCAAATTCCATCCTCTGTAACTGACTAGCTCAATATAGGCTTGTCAAGTGGTTAGCTCTTGGTGAGGTCTGGTTTAGTGAGGACCCTGTAGCTCAGTGGTCaggcatatgctttgcatgcaaaagctccCGGGTTCAATACCCAGCATAATTAGAATCAGTTCTGACTATATTGAAATCGGGCTTGCTTGGGATGTGAGATTGCAGAACAAGAGATGATAAGGAAATTTGATTGTGCTAAACAGGGACTCAATAGAGAAGAGGGTTTCTATGCACCTTATAAAGGcttttatggcacaatcctatgcatgtttagaccgcaAAAAGTCCTATaaccaactcccataatttcccagctagcatgctgggagtagtagtacTTTTCttctgtgtaagcatgcataggattgtgccctaagtggatGCTGTGGTTTGTAACTGTTGCTTTAGGAGAACAGAGTCTGTTTATCAGGGTTTTTTTGGACTCAAGGCCTCCAGATCCACGTATAGCGTCTGAGGAAGTGGGTTGTAACTCATGAAAGCTCatgcaaatttattaaaatgCCTGATGgactaaatgtgttggacttcagctcccatcatccccaggcaacaTGAAGGGTCATGAATGCTAGGtgctgtgggccaaaacatcacaGTGTAGATGTGATGAGTAGCTGACTGCTAAGTAAAAATGTATTGACTTCTATagggtttactctcaggtaaagaaaatgcataggattgcaagcttTAGGAGTGCAATTCTAAACGGCCCTGAGGGTCAAGTGCCATTGAGTTCCACAGCGTttacttactttcaagtaagcgTGCACTTCGATTGCACCATCTGTATGCAGCTTGGGAAATCGTCCACACGTGACATCACTTTggcctgccctcaaagctacatcccttccccccccccaccccgattccAAAATCCGATTTAAGTCTCCCAAGGACCAATGCGGTGTAAAACCGAAGGATAAAGCAAAAGACAATCTCAACCACGAAGATGGGCATTTTCAGTTCGGCAACACTTCTGCGCCTGTCTACACATACCCGCATTTTAGGATATGTGACTCACTGTGCATTTTTTACTAATGTCGCGCATTTTTTAAATCCGTGTGGAAGCGCACATTCGCCTCCGCGACTAACCGGACTTTTCCATAGTGTGCTCATTTATGGATCTACagcattgcttttaaagcgctttaaagcactttgaaaacgttttgaaaactgcatatgcagtgtgtcctgagccccaacagttgtcaaaactgttataaagcgctttaaagcagtagtgtagatccccaggTGATAAATCGctttttgctgctgcagtgtaacTCTCTTACATACCTTCGAATCCACGAGAAATCGGTTTTATATTTAATAAGTAGCAATGTA
The nucleotide sequence above comes from Elgaria multicarinata webbii isolate HBS135686 ecotype San Diego chromosome 20, rElgMul1.1.pri, whole genome shotgun sequence. Encoded proteins:
- the H6PD gene encoding GDH/6PGL endoplasmic bifunctional protein, with the protein product MFSTVALGAVLLLGVLPSLARESHGHISVVLLGATGDLAKKYLWQGLFQLYLDEVSNGHTFTFHGAAQAEPEAGRKLMFGRLKKLTCPPDVPPNRCAILKDQFLKLTEYRKLKTAEDYATLSQEITTTLGQEDLKEAGRIFYFSVPPFAYADIARHINSSCRPVAGAWLRVILEKPFGHDLRSAQQLAEELRTFFREEEMYRVDHYLGKQAVAHILPFRDQNRRLLDPVWNRRHVERVEIVLKETVDVKNRTGFYEEYGVLRDIHQNHLTEVLMFLAMELPANISDSEAVLRSKLQAFATLQGLERSSAVIGQYEGYNAHVREELQKEPNYFSRTPTFAGVLVHLDSLRWEGVPFILTSGKVLDERVGYVRVLFKNQAHCTQNEMTWDAARSQCKPRQLVFYVGHGELNSPAVLVSRNLFKPTMPESSWKEVLDRPQLRLFGQPLSDYYVYAPVVERDAYSILISRIYHGKKDSFITTENLLASWGFWSPLLDSLASEVPRLYPGGRGNEHLLDFEIAGREVSFVVKETVKLMDARDEQMPDQYKTVQSKFRQSQLITSWSEELITRLASDIEASAVSAVARSGEFHVAFSGGSSPLALFRQLALHHYDFPWRETHVWLVDERCVPLTDPESNFGNLYEHLLRHVRVPFFNVHPMPVHLNRRLCVEEDKGPELYANEIAALVANASFDLVLLGLGSDGHTASLFPHSPAGLEGTRDVVFAESPVKPHQRMTLALPLINKAKQIAVLVMGKGKHDIVTVVSRAGHEPQKWPISGVNPSSGQIAWYVDYEALMG